Proteins encoded in a region of the Oscillospiraceae bacterium MB24-C1 genome:
- a CDS encoding sn-glycerol-1-phosphate dehydrogenase — protein MKMPKKPMELNAYLDQRFTCDCGKEHYAALSAVRMGKDTLNDLPNLVKAMGFKSLYLISDPITYGIAGEKCVKILRDAGIQHKIIQLSHLGFDEATLGELAINMPMDCDLMVAVGTGTINDMTRYFSFKMGRPFFTVATAAPMDGFASSIAAIQVNHLKTTFDAHTPTAIIGDTEILKGAPYRMIAAGLGDLLGKFTCLCDWKLAKVINGEHYCNNIVELVESCVQKVLTSADKATERDPETLGNIMEGLVLAGVAMSLYGNSRPASGCEHHMSHYWEMIFEQAGKRPVPHGTQVGVGTVLILKLVEKLRKADVDFDAARVAAKSYEQAAWEDAIHTAYGPAAEGVIAMEAKAQKNETTARLARIDTIEAHWDEIMALLSGLPSSEEIMGILRSLNSPCLPSEIGVEDDLLRQTFLYCKEVRARYTILQMVWDLGLLDTLSDEVIAELEHIVICNN, from the coding sequence ATGAAAATGCCAAAGAAACCGATGGAATTGAATGCGTATCTGGATCAGCGCTTTACTTGCGACTGCGGCAAGGAACATTATGCTGCCCTGTCGGCTGTACGCATGGGCAAGGACACCCTGAATGATTTGCCCAATCTTGTCAAGGCGATGGGCTTCAAGAGCCTGTACCTCATTAGCGACCCCATCACTTATGGTATCGCTGGCGAGAAATGTGTAAAAATTCTGAGGGATGCCGGTATCCAGCATAAAATCATCCAGCTGTCCCACCTGGGTTTTGACGAGGCTACTTTAGGTGAGCTAGCCATCAACATGCCTATGGATTGTGACCTAATGGTGGCCGTAGGCACCGGCACAATCAACGACATGACCCGTTACTTCAGTTTTAAGATGGGCCGTCCCTTTTTTACCGTGGCTACCGCCGCTCCCATGGACGGCTTTGCCTCCAGCATCGCCGCCATCCAGGTCAATCACCTGAAGACCACGTTCGACGCCCACACTCCTACCGCCATCATTGGCGACACCGAGATACTAAAGGGTGCCCCCTACCGTATGATCGCCGCGGGTCTAGGTGACCTGTTAGGCAAGTTCACCTGCCTGTGTGATTGGAAATTGGCCAAGGTCATCAACGGTGAGCACTATTGCAACAACATCGTGGAATTAGTGGAAAGCTGCGTCCAGAAAGTGCTGACCAGTGCCGACAAAGCCACGGAGCGAGACCCCGAGACGCTGGGCAATATCATGGAAGGCCTAGTCCTGGCCGGTGTGGCCATGAGCTTATACGGCAACTCCCGCCCCGCTTCCGGCTGTGAACACCATATGTCCCACTACTGGGAAATGATTTTTGAACAGGCAGGCAAACGCCCTGTACCCCACGGCACTCAGGTGGGTGTAGGCACCGTACTCATTCTTAAACTGGTGGAGAAACTACGGAAGGCTGATGTAGACTTCGATGCTGCCCGCGTTGCGGCTAAGTCTTATGAGCAAGCTGCCTGGGAGGATGCCATTCATACAGCCTACGGCCCCGCCGCAGAGGGCGTCATTGCTATGGAAGCCAAGGCTCAGAAGAACGAGACTACCGCCCGCCTAGCTCGTATCGACACCATAGAGGCTCACTGGGACGAGATTATGGCATTGTTGTCTGGCCTGCCCTCCTCCGAGGAAATTATGGGCATCCTGCGCTCTCTAAATTCCCCCTGCTTACCCAGCGAAATCGGCGTGGAAGACGACCTACTCAGGCAAACCTTCCTGTACTGCAAGGAGGTTCGCGCCCGTTATACCATCCTCCAGATGGTTTGGGATCTGGGGCTGCTGGATACCTTGTCTGATGAGGTCATAGCCGAACTTGAGCACATCGTTATTTGTAATAACTAA
- a CDS encoding LacI family DNA-binding transcriptional regulator: MFSKLIKQKMRCRSKLRFGVLFSLNLRYNQKYKVVGAIKKVRVTAKDVAKRAGVSAATVSMILNGKSSSKFPERTCRRVIDACNELGYVRNGAFKSAALDEKVLVAITPTLSNLYYVHMVEAMQRRAKELGYSLLAFDTFREIPQETRIIQICSQFPFAGVFFLYPTENNMLLQQVGWSKPVIHIYDKGVHNNADILELDGFRVGTIIGEYLIKLGHERIAFITSTFETKQVTRIRRLEGLRSVYKAHDLNPIQSVMACSPELELAEAKVVPEGYELGYLMAKRLIERNEDVTAFVAVNDMIAIGVMDAIIDAGKRIPDDYSVCGCDNTSVSKYKGISLTSVESYARQSGREAVDILVRKIEGGNHLSELEDSPDGITRVEYFPKLIIRKSTGPREKKNSTQLKND; the protein is encoded by the coding sequence ATGTTTTCTAAACTAATTAAGCAAAAGATGAGGTGCCGTTCAAAGCTGCGTTTTGGGGTTTTATTTTCCTTGAATTTGCGATATAATCAAAAATATAAGGTGGTGGGTGCTATTAAAAAAGTAAGAGTTACTGCCAAAGATGTGGCAAAGCGTGCGGGCGTTTCTGCTGCCACAGTATCAATGATTCTGAACGGGAAAAGCAGTAGTAAGTTTCCTGAGAGGACCTGTCGCCGCGTTATAGATGCCTGTAATGAGTTGGGCTATGTTCGAAATGGCGCCTTCAAATCAGCGGCACTTGACGAAAAAGTATTGGTTGCCATTACACCAACACTTTCAAATTTATACTATGTGCATATGGTGGAGGCAATGCAGCGCAGAGCTAAGGAGTTAGGTTACTCCTTGTTAGCGTTTGACACATTCCGTGAGATACCGCAGGAAACCCGCATTATACAGATTTGCAGCCAATTTCCTTTTGCGGGTGTGTTTTTCCTCTACCCGACGGAAAATAATATGTTGTTGCAACAGGTGGGGTGGTCAAAGCCTGTCATCCATATCTACGACAAAGGCGTACATAATAACGCAGATATTCTTGAGTTAGACGGTTTCCGTGTGGGAACTATCATCGGTGAATATCTGATTAAACTTGGTCATGAGCGAATAGCTTTTATCACATCCACCTTCGAGACAAAACAGGTAACCCGGATTCGCCGGTTAGAAGGGTTACGATCAGTATACAAGGCCCACGATCTCAATCCGATTCAAAGCGTAATGGCCTGCTCACCTGAACTGGAATTGGCGGAGGCAAAAGTTGTACCTGAAGGATATGAGCTAGGCTATTTGATGGCCAAACGGTTGATTGAACGCAATGAAGATGTGACGGCGTTCGTTGCGGTCAATGACATGATAGCCATTGGTGTTATGGATGCGATCATCGATGCGGGGAAGCGAATTCCTGATGATTATTCGGTATGTGGTTGTGACAACACAAGCGTCTCAAAATACAAGGGGATTTCATTGACTTCAGTAGAAAGCTATGCAAGGCAGTCAGGCCGAGAGGCTGTGGACATTTTGGTTCGCAAGATTGAGGGCGGAAATCATCTTTCTGAGCTTGAAGATAGTCCGGACGGAATTACCCGTGTAGAGTATTTCCCAAAACTCATTATCCGAAAGAGCACAGGCCCCAGGGAGAAAAAGAATTCAACTCAATTAAAAAACGATTAG
- a CDS encoding polymorphic toxin type 44 domain-containing protein, which translates to MGAAKELDRFLHTNLHGRIPKYFKEIPIEDITDRLHKLMASTDATYAAYTQAPVYQNALGTTVTIENSPVTKLKKFIASVKDESPTDIKRSPEWDSKWYIYEGDIVKKDATGNILFGYVGKVFGYDDEFLCLGAGLYQIWTGPWRLDYATSYGDDPYDTKMIRKGIAYYNKTH; encoded by the coding sequence TTGGGGGCGGCAAAAGAATTAGACCGTTTTTTACATACGAACTTGCATGGAAGAATCCCGAAGTATTTTAAAGAAATTCCGATTGAGGATATTACCGACCGGCTTCATAAGCTGATGGCATCTACTGATGCGACTTATGCCGCCTATACACAAGCTCCCGTCTATCAAAATGCTCTCGGCACAACTGTGACTATCGAAAATAGCCCCGTGACCAAATTGAAAAAATTTATTGCTAGCGTCAAAGATGAAAGTCCAACTGATATAAAACGCTCACCTGAATGGGATAGTAAATGGTATATTTACGAAGGGGATATTGTTAAAAAAGACGCGACGGGAAATATCCTTTTCGGCTATGTGGGGAAGGTTTTTGGTTATGACGATGAGTTTCTCTGCTTAGGGGCGGGCCTATACCAGATTTGGACCGGCCCGTGGCGTTTAGACTATGCAACAAGCTATGGCGACGATCCCTATGATACCAAGATGATTAGAAAAGGCATTGCCTATTATAATAAAACACATTAG
- a CDS encoding DUF5412 family protein has product MKRLLCDKAKIKRLRTTALLLLFIAFCFYFFSAQRYRGEELIGTYPSPNGTYILTTYLNNARSLTVDFAVLGRVKNTRTHLSKNVYFKYHCSVADVRWPDDTTVVINDVVINVGKDVYNDDGYEVKHW; this is encoded by the coding sequence GTGAAAAGACTTCTATGCGATAAAGCTAAAATAAAAAGGCTTCGTACTACGGCGCTGCTTCTGCTTTTCATAGCGTTTTGCTTTTATTTTTTCAGCGCGCAGAGATACAGGGGCGAAGAGCTTATCGGCACCTACCCTTCCCCAAACGGAACCTATATTTTGACAACCTATCTTAACAACGCAAGAAGTCTGACTGTTGACTTCGCTGTGCTTGGCCGGGTCAAGAACACCAGGACGCATCTGTCTAAAAACGTCTATTTTAAATACCACTGTAGTGTGGCTGATGTCCGATGGCCGGACGACACCACGGTGGTGATTAACGATGTGGTAATAAACGTCGGGAAGGATGTTTATAATGACGACGGTTACGAAGTCAAGCACTGGTGA
- a CDS encoding polymorphic toxin type 44 domain-containing protein has product MEDAIVIAFRDRYGYVVGTEDYFSALNKGILSGLMADDRKYNYREALRKSADRIHHILDEIDADLLFGYVGKLFGYHDEFLSAGAGAYQIKEGTWDWSFWPTYFDDPYDNKMIRKGIEYYNKTH; this is encoded by the coding sequence TTGGAAGATGCAATAGTGATTGCCTTTAGAGATAGGTATGGATATGTCGTTGGAACTGAAGACTATTTTTCCGCTCTAAATAAGGGGATTTTATCGGGCCTTATGGCAGATGATCGAAAGTACAATTATCGTGAAGCTTTGCGAAAATCAGCAGATAGAATACACCATATATTAGATGAGATTGATGCAGACCTCCTTTTTGGATATGTTGGCAAACTCTTTGGCTATCATGACGAATTTCTTAGTGCCGGAGCAGGTGCATATCAGATTAAAGAAGGCACTTGGGATTGGAGTTTTTGGCCCACCTACTTTGATGATCCTTATGACAATAAAATGATACGCAAGGGCATTGAATATTACAACAAAACACACTAG